The Tachysurus fulvidraco isolate hzauxx_2018 chromosome 4, HZAU_PFXX_2.0, whole genome shotgun sequence DNA window GGCCTCCTGTCCACACCCAAAATGCCATTTTgtgcctgaaaaaaaaaccttttagaCAAAGGTGaagaaatcttttaaaaatgtgatattTCCCCTGATGTTGTTCTCATATAAACATAACATCATATAAACCTGCACATCACTGTACCACCAAGTGTAAGTGTCAAACGCTCCATGTTCAGCTTTAACATGACGCAGCAGTTCCACCTCATCGCCGAAGCCATCGTTTTGTCAGGGATTGTTTTGGCCATGacgctgttttttttccacatttcatCTTCACAACCGCGCAGCTATTAACGTTCCTCCTGAGGCAAATATcataacagtgtgagatgtacTGATCTCAGGCCTGAGACCTTTTAGAAAATGTCGATCCCGTGGAAGGGAATTGTTTTAGAAAATGTAGGCGGAAAATCTCCGTACACACATGGACTCGGGGTTAGTCTGGTGTTAGTCAGGTTTCTAAAGCAGAAACATCGAGAGGTTCAAAATATCTTTACACCCAAATCGATACGCTTACTAGCTAAATCCAAGCCTAGTCGGCTAGCCGCTTTTCCACCAGCACTTTCTAAACTAGCATTCAGGATCATTTAATtagcaaataaatacattctgtacacactccgggtactccggtttcctcccccggtccaaagacatgcatggtaggttgattggcatctctggaaaaattgtccgtagtgtgtgagtgtgtgtgtgtgtgtgtgccctgtgatgggttggcactccgtccagggtgtatcctgcctcgatgcccgatgacgcctgagatagacacaggctccccgtgacccgagtagttcggataagctgtagaagatgaatgaatgaatgaatttttatatCAAATCTGCCAGAACTGCATTTAAGATCAAACCCGAAGACAGATGAGTAACTGAGGTTAGAAATGACGACTTCATCCCAAAACCTCTCAACTCCTCTTACTACTCAGTCAAGGAAACCTTTCTGCTGCGAGTCTCGAACAACATTTAAAGACGATTCGACGACAGCAACCTCGAGTACCGCGACCTCAAGTAACATCTGTTTGTGATTTCAGCATAAAACCATGCCATGTTGAGTGAGAACAATCGCTCGGcactttgcaaaaaaaaaaaaataccagctCGAGAATTCCATTGTCCGCTGGGCCAAACCCACAAAATGTGGAGCTCATTGATACCAACTTGACCGCGACCCCGGGGCTGTATACTGAACCTTGGCACCGAGCCGTACTGTTCGACTCAGAGACGCCAACCATCCACGATGCCAAGCTAAGCAATGCCAACCACTAATATCACCAAATTACCATAAACAGATCTAAACAGGCTTCTCCTCCAGCCTCCGTGGGCTTGCCTTCAGCACGGACTTCCAGCTGTCACCTTTTCAAATCAGCATCATATCCAGTAAGGACCAGCACGCTTCCAACACTCTTTAAAAGCCACAGATTGGAGATCCAAGCCTTGAAACAGtcaacgagtgtgtgtgtgtgtgtgtgtgtgtgtgtgtgtgtgtgtgtaagctagGCTTGGCATCCAGCCCGGGATACTGTGCATCCCGCTGACTATAATAGCAGATGCTGGGCAGAGTTATTTTACCAAAGGGTACAATTACTGTGTGTTGGAAATACCTTGGCGGTACGAAATGAGCTTCACGGCATGGACGTTAAATCCAAAGCTGCAGTTCATCAGAAAAGAGGAGAATTTAAACGAATAAAGAATCCCGTGTTTATAGAGCGAGGTGcaggaaacaacacaacacacaacacacgatGAGCATTTTTACTCGATCTGTACTGCACTTTATCCTCTATTAATTAATTCACCAGGCTTTCATTTAGtgcatccatccttccatccatccatccatccatccatccatcatctatTCCATCTCTAGCCCACCTATACATCTCTCTACTTATTCCATCCATCATTTTATCCACTACTCATCCGACCGATCCAGCCATCGTATAACTGCTTTACTGTGAAGTAaaaaattcatccatccatctagcaacttattctctctctctctctctctctctctctctctctctctctctctctctctctctctctcacacacacacacactcacacacagcacttttCAGAAAACCACCAGGCCGTTCAGTCCCCTCTGACTTCTCTCATTAGCCTGATTTATTTAACTTGAGATTTATTTGGATGAGCAACTGCACTTTGTATTCCAGTAAAGAATCCCGGGACTTTCCCCACCTGTGTGAACGACTGTGTGTCCTGCTTCTGAGTCGTCTGAGCTATACAAAGGTCGGCGGTTAAAGGACTAACAGAACGACACTCGACATGGTGCAGAATCCAGAAAGTCCCACTTATGTTTCTGTGGAGAAGTGTGTGAGAACCGGACAGAAGAACTCTCCTGCCGGAGGACCGCTTAGACGACACAAAGCGCCACGAGATCATTAAGAATCTTAATTATTTACACGGCTCGCGAAAAACGAACGGCTTTATTTTCCTGCGGATTTCTAATCGTCTCGAGGACACGCCGCCTCTCACGTACAACAAGGAAGCCATTGTGTCCTGACATGTTCACACACTAATTATTCGGTTGTCATCGGGGCAAAAGTCAAATCTAGACGTTAAAGTAATCAAAAGCTTTATTGTGTCCGAATTAGGAGTTTAACACAATGCGACTATCTGTGtctgacgtgacgtgacgtgacgtgacgtgacgtgacgtgacgtgacgtgacgtgacgtgacgtgacgtgacgtgacgtgacatgacatatggctaagtacggtgacctagACTCAGaaatcgttctctgcatttaaccaatccaaagtgcacacacacagcagtgaacacacacacacacagcagtgaacacacaccgtgaacacacacccggagcagtgggcagccatttgtgCTGCGGCGCCAGGGGAGCAGTCGTGGGGGGgttttggtgccttgctcaagggcacctcagtcgtggtatcgccggcccgagactcgaaacCCAGAGCCTTAGGGTGAGGAGACAagctctctaaccattaggccatgacttctgTGTCTGCGTAGTGCTACTAGTAGGTTCCTGTATCccaaagtgggtgtggcttaagtgagtgttgatttgtttgtgttGAATATCCTATTACATGATGTCATTCTTCTGACCGAATCACTTCTGTCCTCCAGTGTGGACTTCTAGTTCATGTGCGTCAGTATGTGTAGAAGATCAGCCCCGTTTTCTCCTTACTGAGCGACGGACGCTTCATCCCTTTATCGTCATCCTCTGCTTTTTATTACTTgttcatttctgtttgtttgccGCATGCATTTTGCACTGTGCTGGAATCGTTTCATCAATACTGAACCTCTGTGGACTAACAGTCCATTATGTCTCAGTACAGAGAGTCACAGCCGCTCGGCAGGAAGAATAACGACCGATTCATTCACCCGATATATCTAACAGCTTTATGACATTGTGCACTTTGTTCATGATGTTAACACAAACCATGGAAAAGACACGTCATGATTAGGAGAGCTTAGAAAACTCCAGGGTTGTTTTTAAGGTATTGCTCACATATTTCTTATTACTGGAGTGTTCAGCAGAGAGGGCTTGAacttacaaccgtgtaactttTCAAACTCTTTTGAGGTAGATTATTTACCAAgtatacctctctctctctctttctctctctctcacacacacacacacaaataggcAGATTGGGAAAGACGCAAATCTCTTTGGTGATGTGGGATCATGTGaaatgtcagagagagagaagaaaaacaaaaaaaacgagaATTTGCATAGGATTTACATTCAGGGCacacagggagtgtgtgtgtgtgtgtgagtgtgagtgagagagagacagacagacagacagagaaagagagagagacagacagacagagacagcaagacagaaagagaaagagagacagacagacagacagagaaagagacagacagacagacagacagacagagacagcaagacagaaagagagacagacagagaaagacagagactgacagactgacagacagagagagacagcgagagagagagagagagagagagagagagagagacagacagacagagagagagattgagagagagattatcAGTGTGTTTTGGTGATAAGGACAAACCACTGCAggtgttctctctctccgtgACCCAccttacaaccacaaacacactttttttttggcacacaACTCTCACTGAACACTGAAATGATTAAAACCTGCCAGGAAAAACAACCTCCGAACAATAAAACAACTCAACACAGAATCCAGAATcaacacattttattaaatgaatatacagtagtgaaataaaacagcTGTTAATAGGAGAACTGGTTTATGTCCCGTCGCATGAAGTGGTTTCATGTTGAATGTGTTGTGTTGCGATGAGAAGATCTTAATACAGACACAAGCATAAAAATATATCGAGCATTAAAAAACGtccaataataaataaactggaaTCAACAATAAACGCTTGGGTTGTGTCCCAATccactgtgtgcgtgtgtgtgtgtgtgtgtgtgttacaacacTGCCACCCGGCGGCGGAACTGATCCTTACCGCTTTCTCTTTTCATGTCAAGTGAAAAATAAACGTTTTGGTGACTTGCGTGCTGAAGAAACCCAGAGAAGGTCTGACACCACATGTGTTGTGTTACACCTCCATGTTACACCTCCATGTTTACACAGAAACAGAGGGGCATAAGGGGAAATGCTGCATGTTTTTACTGTGTTgactgtgtaaatgtgtgtgtgagacccagCGTGTGTTAGTAtatgtatttcttttgtttaaagtGTATAGTTAGGGACTGGAGCCTCACTCCACCCCatcacactcaccacacaccacatcacactgCATCACACCCCATCATGCTCCATCACACCACATCGTGCGCCATCACAAGCCATCACGCCCGATCACACTGCATCGAGCCCCATCATACTGCATCACACTCCATCACACTCCACTTTGACCCTCAACACAGCACATAGGACACAGGGCTCCTTTAATGAGATAGTCctaatgtactgtagtgtttttgtttttttacccaTCTGAGGTTTTACACCGCCTACCCTGTCCTGTAGCTTCACctcttctttcttgtttttcgTCTTGTGAACTCATCCACCGCAGTTCGAGTTGTCTGCAGCCAGCTCAGCGCTTCCTTTGTAAATGTAGTAAATTGGCATACATCTTATGCTTGTCCATCTATATATGTGTCTATGTATCTATCTCtgccttttacacacacacacacacaacactgcaaaTCTGTGCTTGCCTGGGGCTTCCTAGTGTCCAGGACCCCGGGGTGCAACACTGCTGGATGATTCTGCCTTGCTATTGTGTGCAGTTATagtggaataataataataataataataataataataataataatagagatgTTCAGGTCATCTGTGTGTCTCGGCTCAACAGGGTGTGTGGTGGCACTTGATCAGCTTCAAGTCTTATCCCACCAAGCCGGCGGCACCAGTTACCATGTCAACGGTACAGCACGAGCCACCAATCAGAATGGCTGCGGCGGAATTCTGCTTTCTGATTGGTTAACAGGAAGGTGTTGATTCACAGGTGAAGTGTCTGTCTTTAAAGTTCCTGTTTTTATAAGATATGATTTAGctcctttaaaacacacacacacacacacacacacacacacacacacacacacacacacacacacacacacacaataaatccaAAGACACCTTTTCATCGGTTTGTCTTTAGTCAAATATGAACAGTTTCAACATTGTGACAAATGACAGTCCCCCCCCACAACACTGAACAGAGTCACGGAGCATCGTATCCGTCAAACCAAAGTGCCGATAGTCGTCTatgaaaaaaaaggcagaacgTACTTTATGCTAATTCGATCACTTGCATAAGATTAGAGAAGTTAGCACTTTGTAGAcgaagaagaaataataataataataataaaaaacaaacaacctaAAGCCAGCTGATGACGTACTCGAAGAAGGAAACACGACAATTTAACATAAATTACACAGATCTGAGTACAGCTACTGACTGGACGAAGCCCCGGAAGCTGATATATCGGTATTTCCCGCTCTTAgcggaagaaaaaaagaacgaaTGACACACTGTAAGATTAGGCATCATCTTCCATAACATCATCATCGATACCTCAATCTCTGggatgatttgtattttttttttcccccgtgTTCTGTTCAGCTCTCACTTCTGCTCTAAAGCCAAGTCTTCCCCTGAAAAGAACAAAACGAAACGAAAAGAAAACAGCGGCTTGTTGGAAGGTGAATGAATTTAGCTCTGAAGTGAAACTCCCGCTCGAGGCCAGTGGCCTTCTCCCATTGGCTGAATGAGAAAGTGTGGGCGTGGACTTGAAAGTTTCGAGAGTTAAAGCGCAGGGGATCGTTTGGAAAAACGGTGAAGTTCTAACATGGTCGTCAGGCTCTGACTCTTCAGTCCCAGTTCTCCCAGTCCTCGTCTTCAAActgagaaaggaaataaaaatgagaagcGTGTAACTAATGAGCAGTAGTACACGTgcctgtgattggtcagaaagggTTTTGTATAAATGTTACATATTCTACAGGTTTGTGTCGTGATGTAGAGGCTGTGTGTGGCGTAGAGAGTCGTGATGTAGAGGCGGTGTGTGGCGTAGAGAGTCGTGATGTAGAGGCGGTGTGTGGCGTAGAGAGTCGTGATGTAGAGGCGGTGTCTGGTGTAGAGAGTCGTGATGTAGAGGCGGTGTCTGGTGTAGAGAGTCGTGACGTAAGAGCGGTGTGTGGCGTAGCAGGTCGTGACGTAAGAGGCGGTGTGTGGGGTAGAGAATCGTGATGTAGAGGCAGTGTGTGGCGTAGAGAGTCGTGATGTAGAGGTAGTGTGTGGCGTAGAGAGTCGTGATGTAGAAGCGGTGTGTGGCGTAGAGAGTCGTGATGTAGAAGCGGTGTGTGGCGTAGAGAGTCGTGATGTAGAAGCGGTGTGTGGCGTAGAGAGTCGTGATGTAGAGGCTGTGTGTGGCGTAGAGAGTCGTGATGTAGAGGCGGTGTGTGGCGTAGAGAGTCGTGACGTAAGTGGCGGTGTGTGGCGTAGAGAGTCGTGATGTAGAGGCGGTGTGTGGCGTAGAGAGTCGTGACGTAAGTGGCGATGTGTGGCGTAGAGAGTCGTGATGTAGAGGCGGTGTGTGGCGTAGAGAGTCGTGACGTAAGTGGCGGTGTGTGGCGTAGAGAGTCGTGATGTAGAGGCAGTGTGTGGCGTAGAGAGTCGTGATGTAGAGGCAGTGTGTGGCGTAGAGAGTCGTGATGTAGAGGCGGTGTGTGGCGTACAGAGTCGTGATGTAGAGGCGGTGTGTGGCGTACAGAGTCGTGATGTAGAGGCGGTGTGTGGCGTAGAGAGTCGTGATGTAGAAGCGGTGTGTGGCGTAGAGAGTCGTGATGTAGAGGCAGTGTGTGGCGTAGAGAGTCGTGATGTAGAAGCGGTGTGTGGCGTAGAGAGTCGTGATGTAGAGGCGGTGTGTGGCGTAGAGAGTCGTGACATAGAGGCGGTGTCTGGTGTAGAGAGTCGTGATGTAAGAGCGGTGTGTGGCGTAGCAGGTCGTGACGTAAGTGGCGGTGTGTGACGTAGAGAGTCGTGATGTAGAGGCAGTGTGTGGCGTAGATAGTCGTGATGTAGAGGCGGTGTGTGGCGTAGAGAGTCGTGATGTAGAGGCAGTGTGTGGCGTAGAGAGTCGTGATGTAGAGGCGGTGTGTGGCGTAGAGAGTCGTGATGTAGAGGCGGTGTGTGGCGTACAGAGTCGTGATGTAGAGGCGGTGTGTGGCGTAGAGAGTCGTGATGTAGAAGCGGTGTGTGGCGTAGAGAGTCGTGATGTAGAGGCGGTGTGTGGCGTAGAGAGTCGTGATGTAGAGGCGGTGTGTGGCGTAGAGAGTCGTGATGTAGAGGCGGTGTGTGGCGTAGAGAGTCGTGATGTAGAGGCGGTGTGTGGCGTAGAGAGCCGTGATGTAGAGGCGGTGTCTGGTGTAGAGAGTCGTGATGTAAGAGCGGTGTGTGGCGTAGCAGGTCGTGACGTAAGTGGCGGTGTGTGGCGTAGAGAGTCGTGATGTAGAGGCAGTGTGTGGCGTAGAGAGTCGTGATGTAGAGGCAGTGTGTGGCGTACAGAGTCGTGATGTAGaggcagtgtgtggtgtagagagtCGTGATGTAGAGGCAGTGTGTGGCGTAGAGAGTCGTGATGTAGAGGCAGTGTGTGGCGTAGATAGTCGTGATGTAGaggcagtgtgtggtgtagagagtCGTGATGTAGAGGCAGTGTGTGGCGTAGAGAGTCGTGATGTAGAGGCAGTACCTCTGCGGTGGCGTCGGCTTTGGCCAGAGCCATCTGAACCTCTTCCTCAGTCATATCCAGGTCAAAGTCTTTCTCCCAGTCCTCGCTCACGTCAGTACTGGAACCTGCCGTAAAACATCCCAGAAACATCAGACAAACTCCATCAGTTTTAAATCAGAAGGCTCTCTACACGGTCTGCTTCggaaagtattggcaccctatgcTATCACCTTTCTTGCCGTTGGTGGATGGCGTGGACTTGCCGCTGTCAGAGTTCAGCTCAAACACACGCAGGTCTTGCACTCCGTCCTCTTTCCTTGCTTCCTGTTCCCTCGCTCCATCTTTTCCCCCGGCTCCCTCCGCACCGACAGTGCTCTTCTGCTTCTCGTCCTGGTGTGGTGCCTTGGGGCAACTGTCCGGAAGGTTCTCCAGCTGCGTCGGGAAACTCACGCTGTCGCTGCTGACCGACGGAGTGACGTCGGAGGTGGCGTCGCCATGGGAACGTGGCACCTCGGAGGAGGATGAGGCGGCGCACAAAGCTCCGCTCTCTGTGGCTACCGGAGGAGGATCGAAGTCCAAGCGAGACGGAGACGAGGCTCCGAGGAACTGATCTAGAGGAGACAGTGAGAAGATCAGCACCATGAAAAGGAGGGTGATTAGAAATGCTGAGTATCTGTGAGGAAGACCGaaccttcctcttcctcctcccaaCCCAGACTCTCAGACTGAGTGGTTTCCTCTGCTCGCCGTTTTAATGCTACTCTCCTGGCCTCCTCCTgttcacacacaggcacagagagagagagagagagagagagaaagagagagagagatttttctttttttttttaaaccagggGGTCATTACTAATGCACACCAAAACATCCTCATGAACAAGAAGtcaaaaatacagacaaaaaaaaaaaaaagaaaaaacacagcttCACATATTACTGTATGCTAGTGAACCCTTTAccttttaattttgttttgaaattaaatttaaaaaaaaaccttccggaaaacattctttttatttttattttatttacctgcGGATGTCATGGGGAATGAGTGAGAGACCGTACCTGGTCCAACTGATACACTTTGTAAAAGTAGCGCTGCCAAAACTCAGAGTGCGCCACAGCTGCTggaacctacacacacacacacacagattattaaCAATATATGTTTTCAAAGAAAGCTACTAATCTTCCAGCATCTCCATGAGCTGAGATTTGTTAAACTGCACAAATAATAGGTGcagagggtgccaatacttcttGAGACACTGGACATTTCTGCCGTCGTTATTAAGTCCTAGGGGTGTGTTTACTTTTGCACTCAAGACTGAAGCATTAAGCTCTGCAGTATTCATGGTGATGCGATGATGTGAGGAAAACAGCGTCAACCGTTAGGAGTTTTAGCGACGGACTGTTCCACTGTGGTGTGGGGAGCGGGTCGTACCATTTTAGTGTAGAGGGCTCGGATAGAGGGGCTGTTCACCAGCAGCTCTGAGATTTCAGCTTTCTTCTCCTCCAGGCTGAAAGTAGAAAGCCATGAGTCGAACTGCTCTGGAGGACctggagagagaaaacacacacgtcAACACAAGATCTCAAAAGTGGGTGCAAATACTTTAGCTACTACATAATATTCAAGAGAGTGTAGAATACTCCAGaaatacaaaatgtaaataaacagagagaaagaaatcatACCGTCGGGCTCGTTGCAGTACGTAGCAGGGTCGGCTTGTACGGTGTAGAGTCGAGCCTGAGGGGAAA harbors:
- the bsdc1 gene encoding BSD domain-containing protein 1 isoform X2 — its product is MSLGMCDGLREGVWWGGWFQQSFQSIKDKSSEAIEFIKRDLTEFSTVVQHDTACSIVATANAVKSKLAVEGSSETTEKVKKSLSNILGVITDTLAPPPDKTIDCDVITLVATPAGTTEVYDSTKARLYTVQADPATYCNEPDGPPEQFDSWLSTFSLEEKKAEISELLVNSPSIRALYTKMVPAAVAHSEFWQRYFYKVYQLDQEEARRVALKRRAEETTQSESLGWEEEEEDQFLGASSPSRLDFDPPPVATESGALCAASSSSEVPRSHGDATSDVTPSVSSDSVSFPTQLENLPDSCPKAPHQDEKQKSTVGAEGAGGKDGAREQEARKEDGVQDLRVFELNSDSGKSTPSTNGKKGSSTDVSEDWEKDFDLDMTEEEVQMALAKADATAEFEDEDWENWD
- the bsdc1 gene encoding BSD domain-containing protein 1 isoform X3 gives rise to the protein MAEGEGVWWGGWFQQSFQSIKDKSSEAIEFIKRDLTEFSTVVQHDTACSIVATANAVKSKLAVEGSSETTEKVKKSLSNILGVITDTLAPPPDKTIDCDVITLVATPAGTTEVYDSTKARLYTVQADPATYCNEPDGPPEQFDSWLSTFSLEEKKAEISELLVNSPSIRALYTKMVPAAVAHSEFWQRYFYKVYQLDQEEARRVALKRRAEETTQSESLGWEEEEEDQFLGASSPSRLDFDPPPVATESGALCAASSSSEVPRSHGDATSDVTPSVSSDSVSFPTQLENLPDSCPKAPHQDEKQKSTVGAEGAGGKDGAREQEARKEDGVQDLRVFELNSDSGKSTPSTNGKKGSSTDVSEDWEKDFDLDMTEEEVQMALAKADATAEFEDEDWENWD
- the bsdc1 gene encoding BSD domain-containing protein 1 isoform X1, with the protein product MTSCVEDGGRFAVDELMSLGMCDGLREGVWWGGWFQQSFQSIKDKSSEAIEFIKRDLTEFSTVVQHDTACSIVATANAVKSKLAVEGSSETTEKVKKSLSNILGVITDTLAPPPDKTIDCDVITLVATPAGTTEVYDSTKARLYTVQADPATYCNEPDGPPEQFDSWLSTFSLEEKKAEISELLVNSPSIRALYTKMVPAAVAHSEFWQRYFYKVYQLDQEEARRVALKRRAEETTQSESLGWEEEEEDQFLGASSPSRLDFDPPPVATESGALCAASSSSEVPRSHGDATSDVTPSVSSDSVSFPTQLENLPDSCPKAPHQDEKQKSTVGAEGAGGKDGAREQEARKEDGVQDLRVFELNSDSGKSTPSTNGKKGSSTDVSEDWEKDFDLDMTEEEVQMALAKADATAEFEDEDWENWD